In Campylobacter showae, the genomic stretch TTACTTCCCTGTCATTTTTCGTACCGAATATCTTTTGCATAAACGCCGTTATCATTTTTAGCCTTTTTAAATTTTGTTAAAGCTTGGATTTTAACATTTTATTATTTAAACTTAGCTAGAATTTCGCCCGATAAAGGAAAATATATGAAAAAAATTTTAGCATTTTTGCTCTTTTGCGCCTCGGCTTTCGGAGTTACGTTAAATTTCGTCACGCTTCAAAGCGACTTCGTACAAACCATCACGAGCGAGAACGAAACGGTTGATTATTTTGGTAAATTTTACGCAAAAAGTAACAACCGCGCCTACTGGATCTACGAGCGTCCGACGCCTAAAAAAATCTACTTTGATAAAAACCGCGTGGTCGTGATCGAGGATGCGCTCGAACAAGCGATCATCTCCAAATTTGAAAAGGCGCCGAATTTGATCGACGTCGTTAGAAACGCGGTTAAGATCACCGACACTCTCTACAAAGCCAAATACGACGGCGTGGAGTATCTAATAACCGTCAAAAACTACATCCCGACAAGGATCGACTACGAGGATAAACTCGGCAATAAAATCAAAATCACGCTAAGCAACACGAAAAAGGATTTTAAGATAAGCGATGATTTGCTGACGCCGGTGATACCGTCGTATTATGATGTCATAAACCAATAAATTTTTAGTAAAAGCGGCTTGTCTCGTGAGCGCTTTTTCGAGATTTCGCAAAATTTTCGCTCCGCAGGCTATATGCCTAGCGCACGCTCAATTTTGCTTCAAAACTCGAAAAATCATCTCACGATACTTCGCCTTATCATTGCTACGTTCAAATTTGAAGCCAAATTTGACTAAATTCTCAAATTTCGACTTCAAATTTTACCTTTTATATACCTAGACCTGAATCTTGAAAACGTAAATTTGAAAACGCGAGGCGCGAAAGAGTTAAATTTAACCTGCGCCTAGCGCAGCAACTTCTCACATGCAGTGGGGTTAGAGAGGGCTTCTGCGTCGCTACGCTAGCAGCTGCAAGCAAGACGGGGGCTGGTCTTGGCAGTTGCGAGGCAAAGCCGAAGCAAAGGAAGGCGACGCTCCTCTACTTTAGCTTCACTACGTTCGCTACCGTCGCCCTACGGGCTTGAGACCGCTGCACTCGTAGTTGCAAGCAGACCGTAAGTAGAGCCCCTTTTTCTCCCAAAAAAAGAAAAAACTTAAATTTTAGATAAGCTAAAATTTGGCACCGCCGAGACTCGGGTCTAGGCGCGTAAAATTTACAAATTTGACTTTAAATTTGAACGTAAAATGATAAGGCGAACTGTTTTTTTGTCAGGCGAGGGAGCGGACTAGTCGTCCGTAACCGAAGCCGACTGAGCCGGTAACGAAGTATGGCAGAAAAAGACAAGCCGTTATTAAATTTACCGCTCTCCGAAGTCTTTGCCAAAATCATCTATCTGGTTTAAATCCATCGGTTTTAGCTGATTTTTATTTCCTCTTAGTATATCCTCGACCTGCTCTTTTTGCGATCTTTTTGAGCCTGTAGTTTTGACGTTTTTTAGCGCTTCAAGTAGCTCTTCGATATTTGGTTCGCGCACGGTTTTTAGCGAGATGATGAGCACCTCGTCGATATCGACCGAGTGCTTTTTGGCAGTGTATTTAACCAGCGTGTCTTTAAATTTTTCCTTGCCCAGCGAGGTTAGCAGATCCTCGACGTAAAAGCTGCCGATAACGACGTTTAGCGCGTCAAGCACGTAGGCTTCGTTATCTACGACGTCGCGCCCCTCCAGACGCAGGCTCACGCTTACTTTTTTGATCGAGCTTTTGGCGTCTCTGGAGTACAGATCGGTTTCAAAGTTATCGATATTTAACGTCTCGGCAAAGGCCATAACCGCGGCAAAAGCCAGCGCAAAAATCTTTTTCATACGTCTTCCTTAATGTTTTCAAATTTGTTTTCAAGATAGAATTTCTCGACATCTTCGTCTATTTTAACGACGCTTTGCAAATACTCTCTAAACGGCCGACTTTTGCCGTAAAATATCCTCAGTTTTTTTGGATCAATCGCCCGCGAGAGCGCGACGTAGAGCTGTCCGTTGGCAAAGATATGATTTAGGTCGCACACTAAATTTTCGATACTCATGCCTTGGGATTTGTGGATCGTGATCGCGTAGGCTAGCTTTAGCGGAAACTGCGTCAAAGACGCCCTAGCGCGCTCCTCGAGATGTTCGCCCGCCATCACAAACTCGCTCATATCAAATCTCGCGCGCTCAACATCGACGATCTCGCCGTTAGCTTTTTGCACGATGACGCTTTTTATATCGTTGCCTTCTTTTAAAATTTGCATTATCTGCCCGCGCTCGCCGTTATAGTACTCGCCCCATTTATTTACGGTAAATATAACTTTCGCGCCGATTTTTATATTTAAAATTTCAGGCGCGTAGAGGTTTGCGATCCAGCGATCCAGCACGTTTTCATTTAAATTTTCATCATAAATTTCTACTAGCGCCTCGGCTCTTTCAAGCGGCGCGGGTAGTTTAGAGAGCATCTTGTTATTTAGCTCGTCAGCTTCGTAGTTTCGCCCAAAAAGCACGCTAGTGCCGTCATCTACCTGCACGCTTGGCACGCGTAAATTTTCGATGTAGCCAAACACCTCTTCGCTAAGTCGCCCGACGCGAAGCATAGACAATATATCGTAGAATTTCTTGTCTTTTGTCCGCTTTGAGACGACCAGTTCGATATTTTTAAACTCAAATTCATGCCACGAGCTAGAGTTAAAAGCATAGAGAAATTTAAATAGCGAGTTGCCGTCTTCGCCGTTTTTTCGCACGGGCGGCAGCTGATAAAAATCGCCTACGAGCATCACGCGCCCGACGAATCGCGAGCTCATCAGGCGGTAATAAATCATATCCATGAGCCCCGCGCTGATCATCGAAATTTCGTCTATCACGATGAGATCGCAGACGTCTAGCATCTTTTTTAGTTCGCCAAGCTTTCCGCGCTGTTTGCGGTCGTAGCCGCGCAGCTCCTCGAGGTTTGAGCAAATACCGAATTTAAAAAAACTATGCACGCTCACTCCGCCGACGTTTACCGCCGCGATGCCGGTACTGCCGAGTACGACGACATTTTTTAGCTCGCTTTTATAGTGCTTAATGACTGCTTGCGTGAGGTGGCTTTTGCCCACGCCGCCGCGCCCAGTGAGAAAAACGTTTGATCTTTCTAATATTTCTAAGAGCTGATTTAGCACAAATTTCCCTAATTTTTTGTAAAATTATAGCTTATTTTTAAGGAGTGAGATTGAAATTTTACAAATTTATATTTTCCGTAGCGACGGCGCTAGCGATGCTGGGCGGTTGCGCATCGCCAAAAGATGTGCCAAGCGCGGTAAATTTACCGGATCAAGGCGCTAACGCCGCGCCCGCATACGATATGCCCGAGGAGAGCGCGGACGAAAATTTAGGCCACATCAGTTATCTAAAATTTGACGTCGATCAAAATGCGAATGCGCTGCCGATACTGCCTTTTGAAGCGCAAAGTAGCGGCGAAGCTCTGCTACAAAAACGCTTTAACTCGCTTGATCTAAAAGCACCCTCAACCACTGCAAAAGACGCTTTTTGGGCGCTAGATTACTATAAAAACACATCAAAAAGGCAGTATTATTTCTCAAATATGCGCAAAATACCAAACGAATGGTTTGAAAAAGTGCGCAAAAACGCAAGCGTAGAGAGCTTCGGCAAGGTTTCTTTGCCCGCAGTAACGACCGCAAATACTAGCCTACGAAATATACCGACCGACGAGGCCGTGCTTTATAATCCCGTGCGCGCGGGCGAGGGGCTGCCGTTTGATTATGCCCAGCTATCTTTCATCTCTATCGGTTATCCGCTTTACGTTTCGCACTTTTCGGCCGACGGCGCGTGGGCGTTTGTGGGTAGCGACGCTGCATGGGCCTGGGTGAAATCGACCGAAATCAAAATTTTAAACGCAGACGCCGTGAGGGAGCTAAAAAATTCTAAATTTTTAAGCATAGTCAAAGACGAAGAGCCCGTCTACGACAAAAACGGCAACTTTTTATTTTACGGACGCATAGGGGCGATTTTGCCGTTTCAAAGCGAGGATCAGTTTAAATTTTACGGCAAAATCCAGACCCAAAGCGGGCTAAGAAACTACGAGGTCTCAAAGCAAAGCGCGAGCCGCTTTCCGCTTAAATTTAGCGACGAAAACGTAAGAACGCTGGCATCATCGTTGCTCGGGCAAAGCTACGGCTGGGGAGGATTTGGCGGTAAGCGCGACTGCTCGCTATTTTTGCAGGATTTTCTAGGCAGCTTTGGCGTGTGGCTACCGCGAAACTCAAAGGCTCAAGGCCAAATCGGCAAGGTCGTAAGCCTGGCAAATCTAAGCGCGGAAGAAAAACTAAATGTCATCAAAACGCAGGCAGTGCCGTATAGAACGCTGTTTCACATGAACGGGCATATCATGCTTTATGCGGGTATGCGCGGCGACGAACCGCTCGCTGTGCACGATGTCTGGGGCATCCGCACGAAAGATAACGGCAGAGCCATGATCGGCGGAGTGGCGATCACGACGCTAAAAATCGGCTCGGACGTTTCCGATATCGATCCAAAACGTTTGCTGGTTTCGCGGATAAACTCCATGAATACCTTTGAAGTGGCCAGCGGCGAGGAGGCGTCGCGCGTGAAAAAATCAGCGATCGAAAAAGCTTACGGCGTGAAAATAGTGGGCAACGAGGTGATTTTCGCTGACGGCAGTAAGGTTATATTTGACGACGGTGAGGTAAAAGACACGGCGCATCTGCTAAATCTTGCCGACGTCGAGGATACTTTTGCGCAGCCTTATCCGCTCTTTAAGCCTTTGGCGCTACCTAACAATGACGCGGGCAGATACCGAAACTACGAGCTTTTGGACAAAATTTATGGCGCAAGCGAGGCGGAAGTGAAGGCAAATTTAACCGATGTCGTTTGGCTAAAAAATCACGGCGGCAAAACGCTTAAATTTAACTCCAAAAACGGTGCGGCAGCTGCTCTGCAAGCTGTTTCAAACGAGCTTGACGCGCTGGTCGTGCAAAAACCGGAGCTGCTAAAATTTCTCGATAACCCGTCTGGCACCTTTAACTGGCGAGTGATCGAAGGTACAAAGCGCAAGAGCTCCCACTCCTACGGCATCGCGATCGATATAAATACCGACAAGAGCGACTACTGGCGCTGGAGTAAAGACGGCCGCTACAGCAATCAAATCCCCGAGGAGATCGTGCGCGTCTTTGAAAAGCACGGCTTCATCTGGGGTGGGCGCTGGGTTAGCTTTGACACGATGCACTTCGAGTATAGACCGGAATTTGGGCATCTAAGATAAATTTGATGCGGTTTTGACGATAAATTTGGTCAAATTCGGCTTGAATTTATCGTTATTTTTTGGCTGGTAGAGAGGCGTCGCAGACCGTAAATTTAAGCTACAATCAAGAAGGCGCGAATAAATTTTGCTTTGCCGCTTTTTGGCGTAAAATTTAAGGCAGACGACATGAAAAATCTATCACCTCTGTGGCAAATTTGAGCTAAACCGGACTTAAATTTGCCGTCAAGTTCGGCTAAATTTTTAGTAAAAGCTGGATTAAATTTGGCGGTTTGATTTCGGTAAGCATGGCATTTCTGCGTTTCCGTGTTTTTGATATTTGGCAAAAATTTGCAAGCGATTGCGAGAGGCTCGCCACCCTTTTTGCGGTTTGTTAAATTTAGCTTTGGTATGGGCTGGGCGGTTAAATTTGACGCCGAAACGACGCGGTATTGGTTTAGCCTACGTTTTATAGTTCGTAAATTTTGCGCAAGCCAGACGGACGACGATAAAATTTGACCTGCCGTTTTTTAAATTTAGGGCGGCGATTTGCCGTTTTGCCGTCGTCGATATTTTTACCGTTTTTACAAATTTTACGCCGCTTGCAAATTTGCTTCCATTCTTGTCGTTTGTTTTATGGCTACGTTTTGCTTGCCAAATTTGGCTACGATTTGATTATACCAAGCCTAAAGGCTCCGAAAATCTTACCGAAAAATTTAGATAAAATTTCAAGCGGCAAATTTTCCAAAGTCGCGCTAGAAATTTTGTATATTCAAATTTATAAGGATATTTGCGCCGCTCGCCATCAGCCTGATTCTAGCTGCTTAATTTTCCAGCCTTATATTACTGCGATCTTGATGCTTTTACTTATAAACGCCTCTTGCAGCTCGCTCTCAAACATCCGCTTGATCTCGCTTCCAAGCACACAGTTACCCTTTCGCCAGGGGCGGCAGATCACGTTGCCTTCTTTGCCTGCGCTTAGGTAGACGCAGTTAAAATAGATCTTGTCCAAAGCGTTGTCCGATATAAGGTAAACAAGCCCGTTTTCGGGGATAAAATTTCCCTCCTCTAGCCCGCGCGCCGTGGACATTATTTTTATCGCCGCTCCAGCATAAAATTTCGCACTGTCCGCTATATCTTTAATGTTTATCCAATTGGCCATTTTACGCTTCTTCTTCTAAATTTAGCTTCGCAAGCGCGCTTTCGCCAACTACCCGAACGCCAAGTTTTTTTAGCGCCGCAGCGGTTAGGCCGTCACCGCTAACGAGCCGTCCGGTAAAGCTTCCGTCATAAATTTCGCCGCTTCCGCAGCTTGGGCTTCGCTCTTTTAAAACCGCGATTTCGCAGTCGTTTTTACGGGCGATATCGGCGCAAATTTGAGCGCCTAAAATAAACTCATCCGTCACGTCGCAACCGCTAAATTTAGTTATTACTCGCCCATTTGCGCAAATTTCGGCAGGCTCACGCGGAGTCGTTAGCCCGCCCATGCACTCCGGACAAACGGCGATGAGCTCGTAAATTTGATCTAGTTTATCGAGCGCGTCCGCAGGGATAGCATCTGCGTTATTGCTGCCGTTATATTTGCAATTTTCGCCGAGCAAACAGGCGCTGATTAAAATTTTGGGTTTATTTTTCATCGTTAGTTCCAAATTTGATAGTCCGGCAATCGTTATTTCGGCTTAAATCTACTAACGCTTCGGACGGCAAATTTAAAACGTTCGTCAAATTTGCCGTCAAATTTAGCCGAATTTAAGCCACCTCACGCAAAATACAAGGCAGGCTTAATCGCCAAATTTAGCCTAAAGTCCAGCCTCTTTTTTGATCTTATCTATATACATCTGCCTTAGCATAAGCACGTATTTGCCGACTTTACCGCCGCTTATCGGCTTGCCGTCGGCCTTGACGACGGGCAGTATCGGTAGCGTCGCAGCCGAGATAAACACCTCGTCGGCATCGTAAACGTCTTGCATCGTAAACGGTCGCTGCCTGATCTCAAGCCCCGCCTTTTCGGCAAAACCTAAAATCACCTTGCGACGGATGCCCGGCAAAATCTCATTTGAAAGCGGCTTAGTTATCAGGACGTTATCTTTTATGATAAAAGCAGATGAGCTAGTCGCCTCGGTTACAAAGCCGTTTTCGACCATAAAGCCCTCGTAGGCGCCGGCTTTTACGGCCTGTTCTTTGGCGTAGCACTGCGCCAAAAGCGAGATGGACTTGATATCGCGGCGCTTCCAGCGGATATCCTCGACGCTAACGACCTCGATACCGGTCGCCGCGTCAGGGTTTGCGACGATATCTTTTTCATAACAAAAGACGAAACAAGTCGGCTTTAAGCCTTTTATAAATTTAAAATCCCTGTCGGCGACGCCGCGGGTGATCTGCATATAAACACCACCTTCTTTTAGGTTATTTCGCCAGACTACTTCCTCTAAAACTCCCTGAAAATCGCTCTTTGAAAGCGGCAAGCCCAGCTCGATCGCAGCCAGGCTCCTCTCAAATCTCTCCCAAAAATCCTCTCTATCCACGAGCCGTCCGTTTAGCACCGGCACGACCTCGTATATGCCGTCGCCAAAGATAAATCCGCGGTCAAATGCACTAACTTTAGCCGCCGCCGCGTCTATAAATTCGCCGTTTAGATATACTATTCCGTTCATTTTTTCTCCTTAAAATTTAAGTAATTTTAGCTCAAATACTCTTAAAAAGCGTTGCCTTAAGTCCAAATTTTAGTTTGGATTACGAAGTTTTTGATATAATTGGGGCTAAATTTAAGGATAATCAGAAAAATGAAAAATAACGCGTTAAAAAATTTGATCCTAGAAAATATCTTCGTTATCTCGAAGCAACCCGTGCTGTTTCGCGATCTGCTCGAGGCGAACTGCCTTTTTAACGAAGGCATGTTGATTGATCCTGCCAAGCTAAATTTTAAATTTCGC encodes the following:
- a CDS encoding ATP-dependent DNA helicase, with translation MLNQLLEILERSNVFLTGRGGVGKSHLTQAVIKHYKSELKNVVVLGSTGIAAVNVGGVSVHSFFKFGICSNLEELRGYDRKQRGKLGELKKMLDVCDLIVIDEISMISAGLMDMIYYRLMSSRFVGRVMLVGDFYQLPPVRKNGEDGNSLFKFLYAFNSSSWHEFEFKNIELVVSKRTKDKKFYDILSMLRVGRLSEEVFGYIENLRVPSVQVDDGTSVLFGRNYEADELNNKMLSKLPAPLERAEALVEIYDENLNENVLDRWIANLYAPEILNIKIGAKVIFTVNKWGEYYNGERGQIMQILKEGNDIKSVIVQKANGEIVDVERARFDMSEFVMAGEHLEERARASLTQFPLKLAYAITIHKSQGMSIENLVCDLNHIFANGQLYVALSRAIDPKKLRIFYGKSRPFREYLQSVVKIDEDVEKFYLENKFENIKEDV
- a CDS encoding DUF523 domain-containing protein, translating into MKNKPKILISACLLGENCKYNGSNNADAIPADALDKLDQIYELIAVCPECMGGLTTPREPAEICANGRVITKFSGCDVTDEFILGAQICADIARKNDCEIAVLKERSPSCGSGEIYDGSFTGRLVSGDGLTAAALKKLGVRVVGESALAKLNLEEEA
- a CDS encoding M15 family metallopeptidase — its product is MRLKFYKFIFSVATALAMLGGCASPKDVPSAVNLPDQGANAAPAYDMPEESADENLGHISYLKFDVDQNANALPILPFEAQSSGEALLQKRFNSLDLKAPSTTAKDAFWALDYYKNTSKRQYYFSNMRKIPNEWFEKVRKNASVESFGKVSLPAVTTANTSLRNIPTDEAVLYNPVRAGEGLPFDYAQLSFISIGYPLYVSHFSADGAWAFVGSDAAWAWVKSTEIKILNADAVRELKNSKFLSIVKDEEPVYDKNGNFLFYGRIGAILPFQSEDQFKFYGKIQTQSGLRNYEVSKQSASRFPLKFSDENVRTLASSLLGQSYGWGGFGGKRDCSLFLQDFLGSFGVWLPRNSKAQGQIGKVVSLANLSAEEKLNVIKTQAVPYRTLFHMNGHIMLYAGMRGDEPLAVHDVWGIRTKDNGRAMIGGVAITTLKIGSDVSDIDPKRLLVSRINSMNTFEVASGEEASRVKKSAIEKAYGVKIVGNEVIFADGSKVIFDDGEVKDTAHLLNLADVEDTFAQPYPLFKPLALPNNDAGRYRNYELLDKIYGASEAEVKANLTDVVWLKNHGGKTLKFNSKNGAAAALQAVSNELDALVVQKPELLKFLDNPSGTFNWRVIEGTKRKSSHSYGIAIDINTDKSDYWRWSKDGRYSNQIPEEIVRVFEKHGFIWGGRWVSFDTMHFEYRPEFGHLR
- the lolA gene encoding LolA-like outer membrane lipoprotein chaperone, with amino-acid sequence MKKILAFLLFCASAFGVTLNFVTLQSDFVQTITSENETVDYFGKFYAKSNNRAYWIYERPTPKKIYFDKNRVVVIEDALEQAIISKFEKAPNLIDVVRNAVKITDTLYKAKYDGVEYLITVKNYIPTRIDYEDKLGNKIKITLSNTKKDFKISDDLLTPVIPSYYDVINQ
- a CDS encoding D-amino-acid transaminase encodes the protein MNGIVYLNGEFIDAAAAKVSAFDRGFIFGDGIYEVVPVLNGRLVDREDFWERFERSLAAIELGLPLSKSDFQGVLEEVVWRNNLKEGGVYMQITRGVADRDFKFIKGLKPTCFVFCYEKDIVANPDAATGIEVVSVEDIRWKRRDIKSISLLAQCYAKEQAVKAGAYEGFMVENGFVTEATSSSAFIIKDNVLITKPLSNEILPGIRRKVILGFAEKAGLEIRQRPFTMQDVYDADEVFISAATLPILPVVKADGKPISGGKVGKYVLMLRQMYIDKIKKEAGL